A stretch of Episyrphus balteatus chromosome 2, idEpiBalt1.1, whole genome shotgun sequence DNA encodes these proteins:
- the LOC129910689 gene encoding phosphomannomutase codes for MSKLERNEILLLFDVDGTLTFPRTVITPEFEEFFYSKVQPRATIGIVGGSDLEKMFEQLNGKKILEKFDFIFPENGLVQIEAGKEVGKQSIQEHLGEKTLQRFINYVLRYLSELELPIKRGTFLEFRNGMMNICPIGRQCTREERNMFAEYDNQHGVRKAMINALTREFSDIDLTYSIGGQISFDVFPHGWDKTYCLRHIEKFHNFEEIHFFGDKTEPGGNDYEIFVDPRTIEHKVETPDDTRRILTELLGL; via the coding sequence atGTCCAAGTTAGAACGCAATGAAATTCTACTTTTATTTGATGTCGATGGTACTCTTACATTTCCACGTACCGTCATTACACCCGAATTCGAAGAATTCTTTTACTCCAAAGTACAACCCCGAGCAACAATTGGCATTGTTGGTGGTTCTGATTTGGAAAAGATGTTCGAACAATTGAATGGTAAGAAGATTTTAGAGAAATTCGACTTTATATTCCCAGAAAATGGTCTGGTTCAGATCGAAGCTGGCAAAGAAGTTGGCAAGCAATCCATTCAAGAGCATTTGGGTGAGAAAACTTTGCAACGGTTCATCAACTACGTTTTGAGATATCTCTCCGAATTGGAATTGCCAATTAAGAGAGGAACATTCCTCGAATTTCGCAATGGCATGATGAATATCTGTCCAATCGGCCGTCAATGCACCAGAGAAGAGCGAAATATGTTTGCCGAATATGATAACCAACATGGCGTACGAAAGGCAATGATAAACGCTCTGACGCGTGAATTCAGTGACATTGATCTGACCTATAGCATTGGGGGACAGAtaagttttgatgtttttccaCATGGGTGGGATAAGACCTATTGCCTTCGACACATCGAAAAATTCCACAATTTCGAAGAGATTCACTTCTTCGGCGATAAGACCGAACCAGGCGGCAATGATTACGAGATCTTTGTTGATCCACGGACAATTGAACATAAAGTTGAAACTCCCGATGATACTAGAAGAATTCTAACCGAACTACTCGGTCTGTAA